Genomic window (Planococcus sp. MSAK28401):
AAAAACAGGTTCTGTCCTTCCATGTATCTTGATGCACGGACTTTTCAATGGCATTGCTGTAATCCTCACCGCTACCGCTTAGCCTTGGCCGCCCATTCGAGGAATTCAATTATGGCTGGATTAATGGCGTACAGCCCGAGATCTTCGGAAACTTGCGCCGATTTCCTGGCTTCCCAAAAAGCTTCTGCCAATTGGGGATCATTGCCGAAAGTTTCTGCCGATAAAATATCAACGTCAGCTAAAATCAATTGCCCCTCTTTTGAAGAGGGAGAAGTTCCTTTATCTAAGCATATTTCAATTCTTTTGATGATATTGATCCACTTTTTGGTCGCCAAGTCGCCGCTTTCAAGTTTGGGCAAACCCTTGTTCAAAACTTCTTGTTGTTGTGATGAAAAATAATGGCTCCATATTTTTTCATTCTGCGGCTTAGCAACCAGGGAAATAAGGTCT
Coding sequences:
- a CDS encoding MerR family transcriptional regulator, whose product is MAYRMEKEYLTTGELSKRLNVSVRTIRYYDQIGLVEPSRKEAGGKRCYSVEDILKLQKILLLKSLNLSLEDSRSILAEQSIDSILAVHKSLLMNEIDQLQHSLKHTQSLLNLLELEETIHWEDLISLVAKPQNEKIWSHYFSSQQQEVLNKGLPKLESGDLATKKWINIIKRIEICLDKGTSPSSKEGQLILADVDILSAETFGNDPQLAEAFWEARKSAQVSEDLGLYAINPAIIEFLEWAAKAKR